Proteins found in one Pelobates fuscus isolate aPelFus1 chromosome 10, aPelFus1.pri, whole genome shotgun sequence genomic segment:
- the ENTPD7 gene encoding ectonucleoside triphosphate diphosphohydrolase 7: MARISFSCLFPGSWHCSLPSVTQFSRQRVVLLNILIVVFILIVVILANPQLWSSRGVNVRQFRRHLDEIVDLEATDTKDTQLNYGIVIDCGSSGSRVFVYFWPPHNGNPHDLLDIKQMRDRNSKPVVKKIKPGISSMALTPEKASDYMNPLLSFAASYIPKAKHKETPLYILCTAGMRVLPESQQNAILQDLVKNVPQQFDFLFSEAHAEVISGKQEGVYAWISINFVLGRFDHVIEEEDNVVSVTVGTQEESIIRKRTVGIIDMGGGSLQIAYEVPKTMRFPSAENEEAAKAMLAEFNLGCDLQHTEHVYRVYVTTFMGFGGNFARQRYEDTVFNSTVTQNRLHKQQLGLNPSTPYLDPCLPVGLTDKIHRQDLDLHIAGKGDWDSCKQLVDPLLLQSNDSQAYLNGLYQPAIDFLNSEFYGFSELFYSTEDVLRIGGLYNSRKFAKAAKDYCSMPWKTLTERFNNHLYSSHADKHRLKYQCFKSAWVYKVVHDGFHFPLDYPNLKTAQLVYEKEVQWTLGAMLYKTRFLPLRDIRQENSRPAHVTWFRFSFVYNHYLFFVCILVVLLSIILYILRLRRIHRRQAWDSALDLMLLEEGVLVDRN, encoded by the exons aatTAGTTTTTCCTGCCTGTTTCCTGGCTCATGGCACTGCAGCCTGCCATCAGTAACCCAGTTTTCCCGTCAACGTGTGGTTTTACTGAATATTTTAATTGTGGTGTTTATACTGATTGTGGTAATTCTGGCAAATCCTCAGCTTTGGAGTTCCAGAGGAGTTAATGTACGCCAGTTTAGGAG GCACTTGGATGAAATAGTGGACCTAGAAGCTACAGACACAAAGGACACTCAGTTAAACTATGGAATCGTCATTGATTGTGGCAGCAGTGGCTCTCGGGTCTTCGTGTACTTCTGGCCCCCACATAATGGGAATCCTCATGATCTTCTCGACATTAAACAAATGCGAGATCGCAACAGTAAACCAGTGGTGAAGAAGATCAAACCCG GTATTTCTTCAATGGCTTTAACTCCAGAAAAAGCAAGTGATTACATGAACCCACTGTTAAGTTTTGCTGCTTCCTATATCCCAAAGGCTAAACACAAAGAAACCCCCCTATATATCCTGTGTACAGCTGGCATGAGAGTCCTGCCTGAGAG CCAGCAGAATGCTATACTCCAAGACCTGGTGAAGAATGTACCCCAGCAGTTTGACTTCCTTTTCTCAGAGGCACACGCAGAGGTCATCTCGGGGAAACAGGAAG gtGTTTATGCATGGATCAGTATTAACTTTGTCCTGGGCCGTTTTGATCACGTTATTGAGG AGGAAGACAATGTTGTTTCTGTGACTGTTGGCACACAGGAAGAGTCCATCATTCGCAAGCGCACAGTTGGCATTATAGACATGGGTGGTGGTTCTCTTCAAATTGCGTATGAGGTTCCAAAAACAATGCGTTTCCCTTCTGCAGAAAAT GAAGAAGCTGCAAAAGCAATGCTGGCAGAATTCAACTTGGGCTGCGACTTGCAACACACAGAGCATGTCTATCGTGTGTATGTCACCACATTCATGGGCTTTGGGGGCAATTTTGCACGACAGCGTTATGAAGACACGGTGTTCAATAGTACTGTAACACAAAACCG ACTGCATAAGCAGCAGCTAGgtttaaatcccagcaccccttaTTTGGATCCCTGTTTGCCTGTTGGACTCACTGACAAGATTCACAGACAGGACCTGGACCTTCACATCgctgggaaaggagactgggacaGCTGCAAGCAACTGGTGGATCCTCTCTTGTTACAGTCCAATGATTCCCAAGCCTACCTGAATGGACTGTACCAGCCTGCTATTGATTTCTTAAACAGTGAATTCTATGGCTTTTCCGAATTGTTTTACAGCACAGAGGACGTATTGCGTATTGGGGGCTTGTACAACAGTCGCAAGTTTGCTAAAGCTGCAAAG gatTATTGTAGCATGCCTTGGAAAACATTAACAGAAAGATTCAACAACCATCTGTATTCTTCTCATGCCGACAAACATCGACTAAA ATATCAATGCTTTAAGTCTGCATGGGTGTACAAGGTTGTCCACGATGGATTTCATTTTCCTCTTGATTATCCAAATCTTAAGACCGCTCAGCTGGTGTATGAAAAAGAAGTCCAGTGGACTCTAGGAGCAATGCTGTACAAAACAAGATTTCTTCCTCTCAG GGATATTCGCCAGGAGAATTCGCGGCCTGCACACGTGACCTGGTTTCGGTTTTCCTTTGTCTATAACCACTACCTGTTTTTTGTCTGTATTTTGGTGGTGCTGCTCTCTATCATACTGTATATCTTGAGGCTCCGGCGCATACATAGACGCCAAGCCTGGGACTCTGCACTTGACTTGATGTTGCTGGAGGAAGGAGTGCTTGTTGACCGTAATTGA